A window of Microbispora hainanensis genomic DNA:
CATGAGCTCCCCGGCCGGCATGAGGCGGCGCACCGCCCGGGCCACCTGCTCGCCACCGACCGAGGCCAGGCACGGATGGCCGGGCACGGGGCAGATCCGCGCCCTGCTCCCCCGGCAGGGGGCGTCCTGGTCGCCGAGCACCACCGTGGGCACGCCGTACGGCGCCCAGCGGGCGGCGGGCACGACCGGCGCGAACAGGCTGACCACGGGCGTGCCGACGGCCGCCGCGAGATGGGCGGGGCCGGTGTTGGCGGCGACCACCGCCGACGCCCCGGCCAGCACGGCGGCGAGCTCGGCGAACGTGGTCGCCCCGCCCAGATCGATCGCGGAGCCGGCGCCGATCACGGACCCAGAGACGAGGGCGGATCCGGAGACGAGCGCGGTCAGCGCCCGCTCGCCGGGGCTGCCGGTGACGACGACCCGCTCGCCCGCGGCCAGCAGCGCCTCGACCGCCTCCGCCCAGCGCTCGGCGGGCCACGCCCTCGCCGGCGCGGTCGTGCCGGGATGCACCACCACATAACCGGGCGGGCCGGTGAGGTGCTGCACATCCGGCAGCGGACCGCGCACGGCGAGCCGCCCGTCGTCGCCCGGCGGGAGGTCGAAGCCGGCGGCGCGGGCGAGGCCGAGCATCCGCTCGGGCTCGGGGACGTGCACGCTCTCGTCCACGACGTGCCGCACGTCGAGCAGGGAACCGGGATAGTCCTCGCTGATCGCGGCGATCCGCGGCACTCCGGCCAGCCGGAGCAGCAGGGCCGTGGGCAGCGCCGACTGGTGGAAGGACGTGAAGACGACGGCCACGTCCGGGCCGACCGCACGGACCTGCTCCACCAGGCGGGCCGCGTGCTCGGAGGTCATCGGCACCGGGTCGGCGTCGATCCACGGGGCCCGCCATTCCAGCACGCGGCCGACGCCGGGCAGCAGTTCGGCCGCGGCCCTGCCGTACGGACCGGCGAGCAGCACGACCTCCCGCGCCCCGGCGGCGATCGCGCGCACGGCGGGCCCCGCGAGCAGCACGTCGCCCGCGTTGTCGGGCCGCACCACCAGAGCGGTCCCGATCACGAGCGCCTCCCCGTCCGGACCGCGATCTCGCCCCTGATCCGGTGCGCGCAGGCCACCGGAGGGATGACCACGCTGGTCACGGCCATGCGCGCGATCTCCTCCGGCGTACGCGGCCCGGGGGCGATGCGCACCCGGGCGAACTCGGCGGTGAGGCCGAGCCAGGCCAGCCCCGCGACGGCGGCCAGGCGCCTGCGACGCCCCCCGGCGGCGGCGAGCGCGAGCAGGCCCATGCCGGTGGTGAGGGCGTGCCGCCCGAGCCTGCCGCCGTGGCCGCCGATGGCCGCCCGCCAGCCGGGGCCGTGCAGGTGCCGCATGAGCGCGTCCGACGCGTTGCCGCGCTGGAAACGCACGCTGGACCAGAAGCCGTCGTCACGCACGGGGTGACGGGTCAGCCGCTCCCCCTTGACCAGGGAGAATCCCGCCCGCTCGACGCGCAGCGCGAGGTCGGCGTCCTCCCGGTAGGCCCCGGGGAAACGCTCGTCGAAGCCGCCGGCCGCCTCCAGGGCGGTCCTGCGGTAGGCCATGTCGGCGGTGATCCAGTCGGCGCCGGCCAGCCCGGCGGTGTTGCGTTCCGCGTCGGTCGGACGACGGCCAGGCGGCAGCGGCACCTCCAGCCGCCCCTGGCTCCCGCCGACGTCCTGGGGCAGGCGGGCGAGGTCCTCCGTCAGCGTGCGGACCCACCCGGGGCCCGGCACCACGTCGTCGTCCAGGAACACCACCCACGGCGTCGCTGCGGCCCGCCATCCCACGTTGCGCGCGGCGGCCGGGCCCCGCCCGCCCGACCTGAGCACGCGTACGCGGCCGGGCACCGGCAGCGGCTCCGGGCGATCACCCGGCCGGTCGTCCACGACGACGATCTCGGGGCCGGGGCCGACGGCCGCGAGCGTGGCGGCCAGGCTCTCACGCCCGATCGTCGGGATCACGACCGTGACGGCCGGTCCCGCCTCTTGGTGCGGCTCCTTGGTGGAAGCCGGGTTCGTCTCCCGGGTCAGCTCGGTCGTCATCCGGCGAACACCGCCCCCCTGCGCACGACGTACGGACCGAGGACGAGCACGTCCACCGGGGCAGAGCCGAAGCACTCCAGCGCGTCGCGGGGGTCGTCCGCCATCGGGCGGCCGGCCGTGTTGAGGCTCGTGTTGACCACCACGGGCAGCCCGGTGCGCGCCTCGAACTCCTCCAGCAGCCGGGCCAGCAGCGGGTCTCGGCCGCGCTCGACCGTCTGGATCCGGGCCGTGCCGTCGACGTGCACGACGGCGGGGATGCGGTCGCGCCACTCCGGCCGCACGTCGTGGACGAACAGCATGTGCGGGCTCGGCACCGGGCCCCTGCCGAAGATCATCGAGGCGCGTTCCGCCAGCACCATCGGGGCGATGGGGCGGAACTGCTCGCGGCCCTTCACGTCGTTGAGCCGCTCGGTGTTGCGGGGGTTGCCCGGGTGTGCGAGCAGCGATCGGCGGCCGAGCGCGCGCGGGCCATACTCGGCACGCCCCTGGAACCAGGCGATCACGCGGTCGGCCGCGAGCTCGGCGGCGAGGGTCGCGGCGAGGTCGGCGGGCCGCTCGTACGGCACCCGCGCGACGTCGAGCCACGCCCCCAGCTCCTCGTCCGTCCAGCTCCGCCCGAGGTCGGCGCCGGGCATCGGCCTGACGGGGTCGCCGCCGGCCTGGGCGAGGTGCAGCGCTCCCCCGAGCGCGGTGCCCGAGTCGCCCGCGGCGGGCTGCACCCACACCTCCTCGAACGGGCCCTCGGCGAACAGGCGGGTGTTGGCCACGCAGTTGAGCGCCACACCCCCGGCCATCGTGAGACAGCGGTCTCCGGTGCGCTCGTGCAGCCATCTCGCCAGGTCGAGCAGCACTTCTTCGAGCCGGATCTGCACGCTCGCGGCGAGGTCGGCGTGGTCGGCCGTCCACTTCTCGCCCTTGCCGAGCGCCTTGGCGTACACGCTCCAGTCGATCCGCTCGACCCGGAAGCCGCCGTCGCCCGTGGCGTAGATGAGGTCGCGCATCTCGCGCAGGAAGCGCGGCTCGCCGTATGAGGCGAGGGCCATCACCTTGTATTCGTCGCTGGAGCGCAGGAAACCGAGGTGCTGGGTGAGGTCCTCGTACATCAGCCCGAGGGAGTGCGGCAGCGCCTGGCTCGCCAGGACGGTCAGCTCGCCGTCCCGGTAGTGCCCGGCCAGGTGCGAGACGGCCTCGCCGCGGCCGTCGCAGACCAGCACCGCCGACTCACGATGGGGCGCGGCCAGCCCGGCCGAAGCCGCGTGCGCGATGTGGTGGGGGACGAACCGCACCTGGGCGGCGTCGAGACCGGGCAGCGCGTTGGCGAGAAAGGTGGGGGCGCGGCGTGCGTAGGCGGTGCGCAGGTCCTCCCAGTGCCCGTCCTGCCCCGGTCCGCCGGGCACCACGAGCTCGGGGTCGTAGGAGTAGGCGACGCCGTCGAGGTCCTCGGGCCGCAGACCGGCCTGTTCGAGACACCAGGCGGCGGCCAGCTCCGGCAGCTCCCAGGCGGAGAACGGCACCGGGCGCTTGCCGTGCTTGCGCCGGCTGAAGCGCTCTTCCTCTGCGGCGGCGATCACCTCGCCATCCACGACCAGCGCGGCGGCTGGATCATGGAATATCGCGTTTATCCCCAAGAACCGCATCGGTTTCCCTCCGTTGCGCAGTGGGGGTCTGGTTACCGAGAGAAGCGCTCCCAAACACTGTTTTGTAGAGAAGTCGACGTGAGTGGGTGATGCACTCAACAACTGTCACTCTGCGTAGTTATCGACCGGTGTTTGCCGACCCGTCCCCCGGGTAGCCAGGCGGGCGATTCGCGCAGGAGGTGGCCCGTGTCCCAGCCCGCCCGTCCACCCGCCGCGGTGCTCTTCGACCGTGACGGAACGCTCATCCACGACGTTCCTTACAACACCGATCCTGAGCGGGTGGAGCCCGTCGCCGGGGCCCGGGAGGTGCTCGACCGGCTGCGCGCGGAAGGCGTCAAGGTCGGGATCGTGACCAACCAGTCGGGAGTCGCCAGGGGCCTGATCGCCCCGGAGGCCCTGCGCGCCGTGAACGACCGGGTGGACGCGCTGCTCGGCCCCTTCGACGTGTGGGAGATCTGCCCGCACGACGACGGCGACCGCTGCGACTGCCGCAAGCCCGCGCCCGGTCTCGTGCTGCGCGCGGCCCGGCGGCTCGGCGTACGCCCGGAGGACTGCGTGGTCATCGGCGACATCGGCCGCGACATGGAGGCGGCCCGCGCCGCCGGGGCCCGGGGCGTCCTCGTGCCGACCCCGGTGACGCTGGCGGAGGAGGTGGCGGCCGCCCCCGAGGTGGCGCCCGACCTCGCGGCGGCCGTCGATCTGCTGCTCGGGGGAGTTCCGCTCACGGCTGAGGATGGTGCGGGCATGACCAGGGCAGATGGGTGAGGCGCCCGCGGGCGGAGGGCGCGGTGTTCCGGCACGACGACGGACGGGGAGCGACGCGATGAAGATCATGGTCTGGCACGTCCACGGCTCGTGGACCACCTCTTTCGTGCACGGGCGGCACGACTATCTGGTGCCGCTCACCCCCGATCGAGGTCCCGACGGGCGGGGCCGGGCCGACACCTATCCCTGGCCCGGCAGCGTACGCGAGGTGCCGTACGACCGGCTGGCCGGCGAGGACGTCGACGTGGTCGTCTACCAGCGGCCGCACGAGCTGCGCCTGGCCCGCGAGTGGCTGGGCCGCGACGTGCCGGGCGTCTACGTCGAGCACAACACGCCCGCGGGGGACGTGCCCAAGACCCGTCATGTGCTGGCCGACCGCGACGACATCCCGATCGTCCACGTCACCCACTTCAACGACCTGTTCTGGGACTCCGGCCGCGCCCCCACCCACGTGATCGAGCACGGCGTCGTCGATCCCGGCCACCTCTACACCGGCGAGCTGGCCCGGGCCGGCGTGGTCGTCAACGAGCCGATCAGGCGCTGGCGGGTGGCGGGCACCGATCTGCTGCCCACGTTCGCCGCGACGGCCCCGCTCGACGTGTTCGGCATGAAGGTCACGAACCTGCCCGCCAAGCTCGGCCTGGCCGGGGAGATGGAGGCGTTCGAGGACCTGCCGCAGGCCGCCATGCACGCCGAGCTGGCCCGGCGCAGGGTCTACCTGCACCCCTACCGCTGGACCTCGCTCGGCCTGTCGCTCATCGAGGCCATGATGATCGGCATGCCGGTCGTCGCGCTCGCCACCACCGAAGCCGTGGAGGCGGTGCCGCCGGAGGCCGGGGTCGTCTCCACCAAACTGCCCACGCTGCTGCGGGCACTCCACCGGTTCGCCGCCGAGCCCGAGCTCGCCGTACAGGCGGGCAAGGCCGCCCGCTCGGCCGCCCTGGCCCGCTACAACCTCGACCGCTTCCTCACCGACTGGGACCGCCTCCTCGGCGAGCTCGTCCCCGGATGAGCCGGCCGTGAGGCACACGCCAACGGAAAACCCGAAATCAAGAAAGCTACAGTCCGTAATATGGTACAAACGGATATCAATATGTCCATTGAGGCGATCAGTGCTTAAATAGTCGATAGATCGCGGGATTGCCTTCTCCTGCACCATCAGGCGGGACGCGGCCTGAGGCAACACGATTGCTTGGGCGAGGTGTGCCGAGAGGAGGTCCAGTGGGCGAAACCCCTGGGCACCGCGCGTGACGACGGTCCGGAATTCGCCGAGTCTGGGGTTTCGATGGAGAACGCGTCGTTTGGGACCGCACTCCGGAATCTACGCAGGGAACGCGGCCTTTCCCTGGCATCGCTGTCGGCGTTGACCCACTACAGCAAGGGCTACCTGAGCAGGATCGAGACGGGCGAACGCCCGCCCACGCCGCTGGTGGCCAGGCGCTGCGACGAGGTGCTCCGGGCCGAGGGCGCCCTTGCCGGGCTCGTCCCGGCGCGGCACCGGCAGCCCGGAGGTTTCCTTCGTCCGGCACAGCTTCCGGCGGCCCCCCGCGCCTTCGCCGGCCGCTCGGCCGCGCTCGCCGAAATCGACGACACGCAGCAGGGCCACCAGGTGGTGATCGTTTCCGGCCCCGCCGGTGTGGGCAAGACGGCGACGGCGCTCCACTGGTCGCATCGCGCCGCCCACCGGTTCCCGGACGGATGCCTGTTCGTGGACCTGCGCGGCTTCGACCCGACCGGCGTGCCGGCCGAGCCGGCCGACGTGCTCGCCCGGTTCCTCCGTGATCTCGGGTGCTCCCCCGCGTCCATACCGGCCGGGCTGGAGCCGCGGTCCGTCCTGCTGCGCACCCTTCTGGACGGCAGGCGTACGTTGATCGTCGTGGACAACGCGGCCACGTCCGGCCAGGTGCGTCCGCTGATCCCCGGCTCGGCCGGATGCCGGCTGGTGGTGACCAGCCGGAGCCGGCTGTCCGGCCTGGTCGTCAGGGATGGCGCCGCGCGCGTCGTGCTCGCGCCGCTGCCGGAGCACGAGGCGCTGGACCAGCTCGGCCGCGCCATCGGCGGCCGGCGTGTCGCGGAGGAGCCCGAGGCCGCGGCGGAGATCGCCAGGAGGTGCGGCTATCTGCCGCTGGCGCTGCGGATCGCGGCGGAACGGGCGCAGGCACGCCCGTCGCTGCGGCTGACGACGCTCGCCGCCGAGCTCGCGGCCACCCGCGGGGTGCTGGATCTGCTGGCCACCACGGAAGACGAGGCGACCACCGTGCGATCGGTGCTCTCCTGGTCCTACCGCGCGCTCGCGCCGGACGCCGCCCGCATGTTCCGGCTGCTCGGCCTGCATCACGGAGGCGATCTCGGTGTTCCGGCGGCCGCCGCGCTGGCCGGGACCGGTCACCGGCAGGCGCGGCGGCTGCTCGACGCGCTGGCCGCCGTCCACCTGCTGGAGGAGACCGGCGGTGGCCGCTACCGCTTCCACGACCTGGTCCGGCTGTACGCCGCCGACTGCGCCGAGGCCGACGAATCGCCCGAGGACCGGTCGGCCGCGGTGCACCGGCTGCTCACGTGGTGTCTGGACGCCGCAGGCCGGCAGCCGGCGCGTGACGACGCCCCCGGCCGGCTCGACACCGAGGGCGGGAACCCGGCCACGGCGCACGGCGACCCGGACGATCTCGACGAGGCGCTGGAACGTTGCGAACAGGCCCTGGCGATCCTGCGCCGCGCCGGCGACCGGGCGTCCGGATGCGCCTGTCTGAACGACTCCGGCGACGTCTGACCCGCGCCGGACGATCGCTTGTGCGTCGCCGTCTCCGGCCGGTGTCCTCAGGCGTTCCTCCTGGCGAAAAGGCGGGCGCCGAGCGCCAGGCAGCACGCGGCGGTGGCGAGGGCGACCCCGGCGCCCACCGCGACGGCCGAACTGCCGTAATCGCCGTACAAGGCGCTGCGCATGCCGTCGATGACGTAACGGAACGGAGTGAGCCGGGAGAGGATGTCGAGCCATTGGGGCGCGAGCGTCATCGGGAGCAGGACCCCCGACAGGAGCAGCAGCGGGATGGCCGCCGCGTTGAGCAGGGGCGTGAACGACTCCTCCTGGCGCACGAGCAGGCCGAGCCCGTGAGACAGGGCGGACAGCCCGACCGCGATGGCCGCGACGAAGAGGAACATCAGGAGGAGACCGGCGACGGGGGCGCGCAGGCCGAACGCGTACGCCACCGCGAGCAGGACCGCCGTCTGTACGAGCAGGACCACCGTGTCCCTCATGACCCGGCCGGCGAGCAGAGCGAACCGGCTCACCGGAGTGACCCGCATCCGCTCGAACACCCCCGATCGCAGGTCGGCGATGATCGACAGGCCCGCGAACAAGGGGCCGAACAGGCCGAGCTGGATCAGCAGACCGGGCACGAAGAAGCGCCACGCCGCCCCGGCGGGCAGGCCGTCGACGCCCGCCCCGGCGACCCTGACCAGGAGCGGGCCGAGGAACGCCAGATAGAGCGCCGGCTGGAACAGCCCGATGATCGGCCACGCCGGGGAGCGCAGCGACAGCCGCATCTGGCGTGTGAAGATCAGCAGGCTCGCAGGGATGAGGGACACGCAAGCTCCTCCACGGTCGGGGACCGCCGCAGCGCCACGGTCACGAGGGGTTCTCCTTGAGCGAGGAACCGGTCAGGGCAAGGAAGACGTCGTCCAGCGTCGGCCGGGCGATGTTGACGGAGCGCAGGTCGAGGTCCGCCTGGTCCGCCGTCCGCAGCAGCCAGACGAGCGCCTGCTCGCCGCCGCGCGCCGTGAGCCGTACGGTCTGCCCGGACACGGCGATCTCGTCCAGCCCGGGGCACTCGGCGAGCACCGCCTTCGCCCGGTCGGCGTCGCCGCCGAGGGTCAGGCTGATCACGTCGCCGGAGATCCGGCGCTTGAGGGCGTCGGGGGTGCCCTCCGCGATGATCCGCCCATGGTTCATCACCAGGATCCGGTCGCAGAGCGTGTCGGCCTCGTCGAGGTAGTGCGTGCTGAGGAAGACCGTCGTGTCGAGGTCGTCCCGCAGGCGGCGGATGTGCGCCCACAGGTCGCTGCGGCTCTGCGGGTCCAGGCCGACGGACGGCTCGTCCAGGAAGACCAGCGGCGGTTGGTGGACGAGCCCGAGGGCGATGTCGGTGCGCCGCCGCTGCCCGCCCGACAGCGTCCTGATCGGCCGGTCCGCGAGCCCGGTCAGGTCGAGGCGCTCGCACAGGTCGGCGGCGCGGCGCACCGCGTCCTGCTTCGCGATGCCGTACAGCCGCGCCTGGGTGACCAGCTCCTCGGCCACCCGGCAGTTTCCGTCGGTGCCGCCGGACTGCGCCACGTAGCCGATACGCCGTCGGACGGCGCCGGGGTCGGCGCCCACGTCGGCGCCGACGACGACCGCCCGGCCCGCGGTGGGCTTGAGCAGCGTGGTGAGGATGCGCATCGTCGTGGTCTTCCCTGCGCCGTTCGGCCCCAGGAACCCGATGATCTCGCCGGGGCGCACCTCGAAGTCGACGCCCCGGACCGCCTCGACCTGCCGGCCGCCGACCCTGAAGGTATGGGCCAGCCCTGTGGCCTCGATGATGGGCACGGCCGCTCCCGATGCGCTCATGACCAGCCCGCCGCCACCGCGACGACCAGGTCGCCCTTGTGTGTGATCGAGACGTCGAGATGGCGCACCCCGGCGGCGTCGGCGGCCGTGCGGGCGGCGCCGTGCAGCGTGACCTCGGGGGCTCCGGAAGAGGCGCGGGCGACCACGATCTCGCGTGGCGCCACGCCCTGGAACAGTCCCATCCGGAACGCCTTGAGCACGGCCTCCTTGGCGGCGAACCGCCCGGCCAGGAACTCTCTGGCGCGCGCGTCCGACAGACCCGCGGCCTCCGAGAGCTCCGCCGGGGCGAACGCGTAGCCGTCGAACCAGCGGCGCGCGCGCAGCCGCTCCAGCTCGCCGACGGACATCAGGTCGACACCGACACGCATCAGATCACCCCTTCGACGGCACGTCCGGGACGGACGTCCCGGTCTCGCGGCGTGAAATAGTCGTCCCTCAACAGCCCCTGGAAGACGCCGCGGCGGTGGACGTTCCCGGTGCCCTCCATGAACTCGAACGCGCGCACGTCCCGGTAGAGCTTGTCCAGCCACGGATGCTCGACCAGCGACGCCGGGCCGAGCAGCCGGGCGGCCAGCATCGTGGCGTCCTCCGCGAGGTGCGCGGCGCGCATCTTGACGCCGCTGACCCGGAACGTGTTGGGCGAACCGGCGTCGATCTCCGCCGCCACCTCGTGGAGGAGGCGGCGCAGCCGCCGCAGCCGGTCGGCCAGGCCGTCGACCTGGGCGCGGTCCGCACCGGCGAGCGCGGGGCGCTGCTCCAGCACGTAGTCGCAGGCCGCCCGCCCGGCACCCAGGGCGAACGCCGCCACACTCGGCCGGAACCACAGCATGGCCTGCAGCGCTCCCTGCAGCCCGCGCCGGCTGCGCGGCCGGTCGCGGCCGAGTATCCGCTCGGGCGGAATGTACATGCCGTCGAACCTCAACCGGCTGATCCGCGCGCCGCGCAACCCGGTCATCGGGAGCATCTCGGCGTGGAAGCCGGGATCGCCGGTGTCCACCATGACGGCCTCGATGCCCCACGGTCCCGGAGCCCGCCGGCAGAACACCACACCGGCCCGCGCGTGCGCGCCGTTGCCGATGTACATCTTCTCTCCGGTCAGCACCCAGCCGTCGCCGCCGGGGGCGGGATCGAGACGGGCCGTGAGCTCGGTCGCCGCCGAGCCCTTCCCGGGTTCGGTCAGCGCGAAGAAGGACCACGAGGGCCAGTCGGAGGTCCTGGTGAAGAACCAGTCGCGCTGCGCCTCGTCGGCCAGTGCCCGCAGGACCGCGGTCGACAGGGCCGGACCCGGGCTGGCCAGCGTCATGCCCGGATCGCCGTACGCGAGCCACTCCGCCGCGAGCACCCACTCCGCGCACGAGGCCTCGGCGGGCACGAAACGCGGCAGGAGATCCCGGTCGCGGGCATACCGGGCCGGGGTGAGCATGTGCTGCTGGATCCGCACCGCGGGCAGGTGCAGGAACCGGGAGACGGCACCCGGATCGGCGTCGAGCTCCTCGCCCGGTCCGCGCAGGTCCCGCGCGACCTCCCGGAGGAAATGTTCGAGCTCGCCCGCCCGTCCGCCGTACGTGTCCGGGAGATACGCCGAGGCCGTCCGGCCGGGCTCAGACATCGCCGTCACCCTCCTCGGGCTGGAGGTAGACGTTCCCCGTCACCTCGGCCAGGTACAGATCGATCCCGGGCCCCTCGGCGAGCATGCTGGAGCCGCCGAGGAGGCGCAGCAGGACCCGCCCCGCGCGGGTCAGGCGCATGTGGCGAGCCCAGCGGAGGTCGCGGCCGGTCTCCTCGGCCGGTTCCACCGCCGCCTCCCGCAGCTCCATCGCGACATCGGCCAGGTCGGCCTGGAGCTGAGGCCGCGTCAGCAGGCTGGTGCCCTCGCTCGTCCGCTCGCCCAGGCGCGCGATCGTGTGCGTCAGCGTCCGGTGGACGACCGTGCGCTGCAGCGTGAGCAGCCCCTCGGCGAACCGGCCGGCCGTCACGTCGTCCCGGGCGCTGCCGCCGGGTGCGGGCACGCACACGAGCCCGAAGCGCGTGAACCTCCGCGTCCCGTCCTCGCCGAGCGCCTGCGCCGACGCGAGGACGCGCCCGGAGGGCGAGGCGACGAGACGACCGGGCGCCACGTCTGCGTGCAGGGCGTCGAGCAGGGCCGGATAGTCTCCGAACGTCGCCGATACGTCTGTCGTCATGGGTGCCCTCTCCGCTCGTTCCCGGCGGCGCGCTCGCGGCGGGTGAACGTCGCCACATGGCCGGCGCCGGTGCGCGGATCGACGTCGCCGAACACGATCGTCCGGTAGGCGTCGCGCCACTCCTCGTGGTGCCGGGCGAACTCCAGCCAGACACCGGTGCAGTAGGAGCCGGGAGGCGCCTGGTGCGCCTTCGGCCCGGCCGGCCCCAGGTCGAGGGAGTCACCCCACGAACCGGTCACCACCAGCCGCTCGCCGGGCCGCTCGTCCCGCGGCAGTCCCGGCGGGTTGCCGAGCAGATCCGCGAGGTCGCAGTGCGGGCCCGCGGAGCCGACCCCGGCCAGTTCCCAGCCGCCGCCGGGTCCGAGCGCCAGCAGCACCGCCGAATCCACCAGGCCGCCGTCCTGGGCGAACGGCTCCGGGTAGGGGAACGACGTCTGTTCGAGGATCAGCAGGACGACGCTGCGGCAGCGGCCGGAGCGCAGGTAGGCGTCGGCGATCCGCAGTGCCGTGAACGGAGCGCCGAGTCCCTGCTCGGAGACCGCGAAACTCATGGGACGGCCGTCGAACACGCGGGTGAGGTGCGCCGCCAGCGTCTTCTCCGGCGCGTGCGGGTCGGGCAGCGCGTAGGCGACGATCAGCAGGTCAGGGGCGGGCAGCGGGCCGAGGGCCGCCCGCAGCACCCCCTCCGCGAGTTCGAGGAAGGTCGTGTTGCTCCCGCCCGCCGCGTACGACGGATCGAACCGCATCCCGTACGGCGCGAGCACGCCCTCGTTGAACTCGAGGATGTCGGGTTCGAAGTGGCACGGACGGGTGACCCGCGGCACGTAGGCGACCGCGGTCTCCAATGACAGGGCCATGGCCGTGCGTCAGCCCGCGTTTCCGGTGGCGACGAGGTCCACGAGCCCCTGGAGGTAGTCGACCAGGGTGCCGACAGTGCGGAAGCTGTCCATGTCCAGGCCCTCGGGGTCGATCTCGACGTCCATTGTGTCCTCCACGGCCATGAGCAGTTCGAGGATCGACGTGGAGTCCAGCTGGAGGTCGTCGAACAGCCGGGTGTCCTCCGTCACGTCGGAGATCTCCCGCTGGAGGACCTCACCGATGGACCGGACGACGGCTGCGACGATCTCGGGTCGGGTCATTGCCGGGTTTCCCTTCTCACGGTGGAACTGTTCGCTGTGCTCGTCTCCTGGCCGCCGGCCGCCGGCACCGGCTGGTCGATGAGGACCTGCCGTCCCAGCAGGTCCTCGACGGTGTCGCGGTGCCGCACGAGGTGGGCGGTCGCGCCCGAGACGAGGACCTCGGCGGGATAGCCGTGGCTGAGGAACAGCACCGGCGACGAGGTGGGTCCGTAGGCGCCCGAGCGTTC
This region includes:
- a CDS encoding helix-turn-helix domain-containing protein — translated: MENASFGTALRNLRRERGLSLASLSALTHYSKGYLSRIETGERPPTPLVARRCDEVLRAEGALAGLVPARHRQPGGFLRPAQLPAAPRAFAGRSAALAEIDDTQQGHQVVIVSGPAGVGKTATALHWSHRAAHRFPDGCLFVDLRGFDPTGVPAEPADVLARFLRDLGCSPASIPAGLEPRSVLLRTLLDGRRTLIVVDNAATSGQVRPLIPGSAGCRLVVTSRSRLSGLVVRDGAARVVLAPLPEHEALDQLGRAIGGRRVAEEPEAAAEIARRCGYLPLALRIAAERAQARPSLRLTTLAAELAATRGVLDLLATTEDEATTVRSVLSWSYRALAPDAARMFRLLGLHHGGDLGVPAAAALAGTGHRQARRLLDALAAVHLLEETGGGRYRFHDLVRLYAADCAEADESPEDRSAAVHRLLTWCLDAAGRQPARDDAPGRLDTEGGNPATAHGDPDDLDEALERCEQALAILRRAGDRASGCACLNDSGDV
- a CDS encoding carbamoyltransferase, which gives rise to MRFLGINAIFHDPAAALVVDGEVIAAAEEERFSRRKHGKRPVPFSAWELPELAAAWCLEQAGLRPEDLDGVAYSYDPELVVPGGPGQDGHWEDLRTAYARRAPTFLANALPGLDAAQVRFVPHHIAHAASAGLAAPHRESAVLVCDGRGEAVSHLAGHYRDGELTVLASQALPHSLGLMYEDLTQHLGFLRSSDEYKVMALASYGEPRFLREMRDLIYATGDGGFRVERIDWSVYAKALGKGEKWTADHADLAASVQIRLEEVLLDLARWLHERTGDRCLTMAGGVALNCVANTRLFAEGPFEEVWVQPAAGDSGTALGGALHLAQAGGDPVRPMPGADLGRSWTDEELGAWLDVARVPYERPADLAATLAAELAADRVIAWFQGRAEYGPRALGRRSLLAHPGNPRNTERLNDVKGREQFRPIAPMVLAERASMIFGRGPVPSPHMLFVHDVRPEWRDRIPAVVHVDGTARIQTVERGRDPLLARLLEEFEARTGLPVVVNTSLNTAGRPMADDPRDALECFGSAPVDVLVLGPYVVRRGAVFAG
- a CDS encoding ABC transporter permease gives rise to the protein MSLIPASLLIFTRQMRLSLRSPAWPIIGLFQPALYLAFLGPLLVRVAGAGVDGLPAGAAWRFFVPGLLIQLGLFGPLFAGLSIIADLRSGVFERMRVTPVSRFALLAGRVMRDTVVLLVQTAVLLAVAYAFGLRAPVAGLLLMFLFVAAIAVGLSALSHGLGLLVRQEESFTPLLNAAAIPLLLLSGVLLPMTLAPQWLDILSRLTPFRYVIDGMRSALYGDYGSSAVAVGAGVALATAACCLALGARLFARRNA
- a CDS encoding ATP-binding cassette domain-containing protein, with amino-acid sequence MIEATGLAHTFRVGGRQVEAVRGVDFEVRPGEIIGFLGPNGAGKTTTMRILTTLLKPTAGRAVVVGADVGADPGAVRRRIGYVAQSGGTDGNCRVAEELVTQARLYGIAKQDAVRRAADLCERLDLTGLADRPIRTLSGGQRRRTDIALGLVHQPPLVFLDEPSVGLDPQSRSDLWAHIRRLRDDLDTTVFLSTHYLDEADTLCDRILVMNHGRIIAEGTPDALKRRISGDVISLTLGGDADRAKAVLAECPGLDEIAVSGQTVRLTARGGEQALVWLLRTADQADLDLRSVNIARPTLDDVFLALTGSSLKENPS
- a CDS encoding D-glycero-alpha-D-manno-heptose-1,7-bisphosphate 7-phosphatase, translating into MSQPARPPAAVLFDRDGTLIHDVPYNTDPERVEPVAGAREVLDRLRAEGVKVGIVTNQSGVARGLIAPEALRAVNDRVDALLGPFDVWEICPHDDGDRCDCRKPAPGLVLRAARRLGVRPEDCVVIGDIGRDMEAARAAGARGVLVPTPVTLAEEVAAAPEVAPDLAAAVDLLLGGVPLTAEDGAGMTRADG
- a CDS encoding glycosyltransferase family 2 protein — encoded protein: MTTELTRETNPASTKEPHQEAGPAVTVVIPTIGRESLAATLAAVGPGPEIVVVDDRPGDRPEPLPVPGRVRVLRSGGRGPAAARNVGWRAAATPWVVFLDDDVVPGPGWVRTLTEDLARLPQDVGGSQGRLEVPLPPGRRPTDAERNTAGLAGADWITADMAYRRTALEAAGGFDERFPGAYREDADLALRVERAGFSLVKGERLTRHPVRDDGFWSSVRFQRGNASDALMRHLHGPGWRAAIGGHGGRLGRHALTTGMGLLALAAAGGRRRRLAAVAGLAWLGLTAEFARVRIAPGPRTPEEIARMAVTSVVIPPVACAHRIRGEIAVRTGRRS
- a CDS encoding glycosyltransferase family 9 protein; this encodes MIGTALVVRPDNAGDVLLAGPAVRAIAAGAREVVLLAGPYGRAAAELLPGVGRVLEWRAPWIDADPVPMTSEHAARLVEQVRAVGPDVAVVFTSFHQSALPTALLLRLAGVPRIAAISEDYPGSLLDVRHVVDESVHVPEPERMLGLARAAGFDLPPGDDGRLAVRGPLPDVQHLTGPPGYVVVHPGTTAPARAWPAERWAEAVEALLAAGERVVVTGSPGERALTALVSGSALVSGSVIGAGSAIDLGGATTFAELAAVLAGASAVVAANTGPAHLAAAVGTPVVSLFAPVVPAARWAPYGVPTVVLGDQDAPCRGSRARICPVPGHPCLASVGGEQVARAVRRLMPAGELMPPEEAVKERVP
- a CDS encoding glycosyltransferase produces the protein MKIMVWHVHGSWTTSFVHGRHDYLVPLTPDRGPDGRGRADTYPWPGSVREVPYDRLAGEDVDVVVYQRPHELRLAREWLGRDVPGVYVEHNTPAGDVPKTRHVLADRDDIPIVHVTHFNDLFWDSGRAPTHVIEHGVVDPGHLYTGELARAGVVVNEPIRRWRVAGTDLLPTFAATAPLDVFGMKVTNLPAKLGLAGEMEAFEDLPQAAMHAELARRRVYLHPYRWTSLGLSLIEAMMIGMPVVALATTEAVEAVPPEAGVVSTKLPTLLRALHRFAAEPELAVQAGKAARSAALARYNLDRFLTDWDRLLGELVPG